In Gemmatimonadota bacterium, the genomic window CGCATTGAGCGACTGGCGCCCCCGGGCCGAGTTGTACTGCCAGGTTCCCGACAGCTGCAAGCGCGGGTTCACGGCCCCGCGCAGCACGCCACGCATCACGTGTGTCGTGATCGGCTCGCCCTGGCCGCGAAAGCGGTTGTAGTTGTGGGACAGCTGCACGCCCAGCCGCGGGTCGGCGACGACGTTGGCGGTGGTGGTGACCTCGTCCAGCAGGCGATCGTAGAAGCGCCCGGTGTAGGCACGCACGTCAGCACTGACGCGTCGGCTCTGGTCGCTCCCGACGTACACGTTCGGCCGCCAGAACTGGTACTCCCCTGCGGGAATGGTCACCCCCGGGACCGGGGAGAATGGTGCCGGAAGGCGTTGCGTGACGAAGTACACGTCGGGATAGAAGAGCGCGCCATTCTCCAGGAGGAAATCCACGTACAGTTCGGTCGAGCTCTCCTGCAACCGCCGCAGGTCGGGATCGGTATACAGCTCGCTCGCGGCGAACCAGTAGAACGTGCGCAACCAGCGCGGACGCCATGCCGGACGCCAGTCGTAGCCCAGCATGGGACGGTGCATGAAGACGTCGGTGCGCGACACGAACCCCGTCCGGGGGGCGTAGTTGCGGCTGACGAGCACTTCGGCGAGTCGCGCCGTCCACGTGGACGACCGATAGTCGAGCGAACCAGACGCCGAAACGCCAGGGTCGCCCCCACCCCCGGGGGCGTTGACCGAGAGCGTGGATGTGGTCGTGAGCCGATCGTTGAAGCGCCAGAAGGCGTCGACCGCGCCGACCACGTCGTGCGTCGTCCCCCCGGAATCGGCGCGGTCCGTGCGCGTGGCCAGCAGCGCCCCGACCCGCCCCCGCGACGCGACGGGACGCGAAACGCGTAGCGCACCAAAGGTGCTCCCCTCGAGCCCCGCCGACGCCCCCTGGTGCAGGACCAGCCCTCCCATCGTCACCCCCGCACCCTGCCGCACGAACCGAAGGCCACCGCGCACAGGCACGGGCGTTCCATCGTCGGCCAGTCCGATGCGGCGCGAGAAGAACGGCCGCACCTGCAATGCCCCTGACGTCCCGGCCTCGAAGAGCGATGCCGCCTCGAGGAAGAACTGGCGGCGTTCGGGAAAGAAGACCGAGAAGCGCGTCAGGTTCACGACTTCGTTGTCCACGTCGGCCTGCGCGAAGTCGGTGTTGATCGTCGCCTCCAGGAGCGACGTGGGGGTGGGTGACCAGAGCAGCTCCCCGCCGGCCTGCAGGTCGCGCCCGTCAGGCGCAACCGAACCCGGCGTGGCGCGCCGGTCGGTCCCCACCACGAACGGGCGCACGCGTACCCCGCCTCGCGACACGGGTGGCGAGATCCCCACCAGCTGCCCCCGTATTCGAGCCGCGAGGCGTCGAGCGCGCGCGGCCAGTCGCCCCACGCGCTCAGCTCGTTCGTCCGGCGCGCGCCGGTAGAAGTTGAGGCGGAAGTTCCCGGGGGGATCGGGATACCGCAGCATCGTCCAGGGGATGGCCAGCTCGGCCGTCCACCCCGTCGCCGTGCGCTCCGCCCGCGCCTGCCATGGCCCATCCCACGCCTCGTTGCGCGTCGCGGCATCGCCATCGAAGACCTGGAAGTCCTGCATCGCCCCCCAGGGCGTCACTTCCATCCCCACCGCCGTGCGCCCATCCCCGAACGGATCGATCACGACCCCGACGAAGTCATTGTTGCGGCTGTCGAAGTCGCGGCGCAGGTCACGCACACGGATCCCCGCCGCGCCTAACGAATCGTGGCAGGTGAAGGCGACATACAGGAATCGCGCGTCGGCCACGACGCGCACCTCAGTGCGTGCGAGGAAGGCGCCCTGTTGCGGTTCCACCTGCCGAAAGCCGCGGATCGCCGGCGCCTCGGTCCACGCGCGTTCGTCCAGTCGGCCATCGACGACGAGCGGGATAGACGTCGTCGACGCGCTCCAGGTTCGCGCGCGCGCGGACCCGGCATCGTCCCCCTGCGCGAGCAGCGAGGCTGCCGCGCCGGCGAGCAGCGCCGCTGCCGCGCCGGAGAGGCGCGCGAGTCGGGCCGCCACTCGTGGCGGATACGATCGCTCACGCATGATCGAGAGGCAGCGGACCGTCGGGCCATCGACTCGATCGCGCTCCGGCAGCAAGGCGGGCATTTCGTCACAGAGAGGGGAAGAACGCAGCCTCGCTCGGCACGGCACGCGGCGAGGGTCGCATCGCACGCCGCAGGCGCGCACTTGGCGCCGGACGGTGCCGTCCCCTGCCTCGCCGAGCCATCGGTTCCCTGTGAGTGGTCGGAGTGGCCGCACGAACGGTTCGTCCCCGTGTCCGACTCACGTCCGGTCGCTGATACGCTCGTCGGGCGTCGGGACCGTTCATGGGGTGATTTCGACCACTCATTCGGCTTCTGTCGCCAGACGAACCGGGAAATGGCACTCTGCGGCGCGACGACGCGTCGCTGTTCGCTTCTCTTCCCCGTTCCACACTTGCCTCCCGCGCGCACCTCCATCCGGCGACGCCCTTCCGCTCACGTCGCGATCGTCTCGCTGGTCGCCATCGCCGCGCTCGTCGCCAGCCCGGCGCACCTGCTGGCGCAGCGCCCGGTGACGGGAATCGTGGTCGATTCGGCAACGGGGCTTCCCGTGGTCGCCGCTCGTGTACAGGTCGCCGAACTGCACCGCCTCACGCACACACACGTGGACGGACGCTTTGCCTTTCCGGACCTGCCGATCGGGCGCGTCACGCTGGAAGTGTCGCGCCTGGGGTACCGCGTCGAGCGCCGCGTCATCGACCCCGCGCGCGACACGACAATGCGCATCGTGCTCGCCCCGGCCGCCATTCAGCTCGAGACACGTGTGGTGACCGGCGCGCTCACCGAGCGCCCGGGGGAAGAGGTCCTGAGCCCTACCACATCGCTTTCGGGGGCGGCGCTCGACCGCTCGCTGGGCACGACGGTCGCAGCCTCACTGGCGAATGTCCCCGGCGTCGCTGTCTCCTCGCTCTCCCCGTCCACGGCGCGGCCAGTGATCCGAGGGCTCGGTGGTGACCGCATCGTCATCCTCGAGGACGGCCAGCGCCCGGGCGACCTCTCGGCCATGTCAGGCGACCACGCCACCACCATCGAACCGCTCACCGCCGAGCGCATCGAGGTCGTGCGCGGTCCCATGTCGCTGCTGTACGGGGCGTCCGCGTTAGGCGGCGTGGTGAACGTGATCCGCGAGGAGGTCCCGACGTCGCGCGTGGACGGGATGCACGCCAGCCTGTCGGCACAGGGATCGTCGGTCAATCGTGACGGCTCGGTGGGCGGTGCCGTCTCAGGTGGCGGGGCGCTCGCGTTGCGCATCGACGGTTCCGCGCGCGGGAGCGGCAATACGCGCACCCCGCTGGGGCCCCTCGTGAATACGGGCGTTGCCGAATACACCCTGGCCGCGGGGCTGTCGCGCGTAAGCGAACGCGGGCACGTCGGCGGATCGTATCGCTTCTATGCCAACGAC contains:
- a CDS encoding carbohydrate binding family 9 domain-containing protein — its product is MRERSYPPRVAARLARLSGAAAALLAGAAASLLAQGDDAGSARARTWSASTTSIPLVVDGRLDERAWTEAPAIRGFRQVEPQQGAFLARTEVRVVADARFLYVAFTCHDSLGAAGIRVRDLRRDFDSRNNDFVGVVIDPFGDGRTAVGMEVTPWGAMQDFQVFDGDAATRNEAWDGPWQARAERTATGWTAELAIPWTMLRYPDPPGNFRLNFYRRAPDERAERVGRLAARARRLAARIRGQLVGISPPVSRGGVRVRPFVVGTDRRATPGSVAPDGRDLQAGGELLWSPTPTSLLEATINTDFAQADVDNEVVNLTRFSVFFPERRQFFLEAASLFEAGTSGALQVRPFFSRRIGLADDGTPVPVRGGLRFVRQGAGVTMGGLVLHQGASAGLEGSTFGALRVSRPVASRGRVGALLATRTDRADSGGTTHDVVGAVDAFWRFNDRLTTTSTLSVNAPGGGGDPGVSASGSLDYRSSTWTARLAEVLVSRNYAPRTGFVSRTDVFMHRPMLGYDWRPAWRPRWLRTFYWFAASELYTDPDLRRLQESSTELYVDFLLENGALFYPDVYFVTQRLPAPFSPVPGVTIPAGEYQFWRPNVYVGSDQSRRVSADVRAYTGRFYDRLLDEVTTTANVVADPRLGVQLSHNYNRFRGQGEPITTHVMRGVLRGAVNPRLQLSGTWQYNSARGRQSLNARLSWEYRPLSFLYVILNDARAAGPNEARFNAPGRELLVKWVHLGGR